ggtAATAtctttatcatatatataaaataataaaatttaaaaaattatttctcaactacatattaccaaacaaattatttagtTGCAGCGCTTTcaattacatccaaccaaataggatgcatgtagttgcaactgctgaATTTACAACTGAATGCATCTCCaactatactatatttataattatatcaaacGAAACTGTCCCTTAATGTCACACAACGCAGGGACTGAATTActcaaataaaattacattgattgatctcatattatatatatatatattccttaaaAATTCGCCACTTTATGGCTTCATATAAAgtgattaatttatttcaatttatttacaATATGACctaaaaaagaattattattattattgtaataaaataaaaaaaaaaaggttcttcACACATTTTATCGCTTCGCTAACATGTGGACCATAGAACCGTGACCTATCAAGGTCTGATCATAAACACGTCCAGCTGGCGAGCGCTGACGTGGCAATCTGCTTAGCTGGGGCCGTGGTTTGAAGCCGCTGCCGCATTAATTTTCTGCGCTACGGGACTCGAGCGAGCTGGTTCAATTCTCCGCTGCTGGCTGTTGTTGTGTTTCTCTCCCGCGAAGTGATCATTTCCCCGCCGCACATAATACGCGCCTTCATGAGCCACCTCTCGATCTGATACCCGCCTCCGAAACTCACTTCCCTCTCCAAGTGCCTGCAGTAGCTCTCGAACACGCTCACGCTCACGTTCAGCTTAAACCCCATCAAGAACAGCAACTCCACTTCCAACCCGTTCAATTCCTGCGTTTCCAATCCCCCGATCTTCGCGAAGTAAGAGTTCGGATAGTTCCTGCTTCCGGCAGATCATCGATGATCATTCCATCgctgaatttaatttaaaaattttaaaaattttgaaaaacttcGGAGAGATCTAGAGATCTTACATGTCCTCGACGAATTTCGAAGCCACCATAATGGAAGTAGTGAGAATCCGATGAACATTCGTGGACACGATTCGGAACCCTGGGTTGGACCTGCACAGCCGGTCCATGTACACGTACGCCACGACGTAGATCGGCGGCGACACGCGGGCGTAGCGGAAGATCCTCTCCAAGAACGAACTGATGCTCATGTCGAGAACCCTGTCGCATTCGAAAACGCGGGCTCTCGCGTCGTCGGAGCCCGCGTCCCCTCCGCCGCGCCTCTCGCTCCGCGCAATTGCGCGCTCCAGAAGCGAGGCGAGGACGGAGATCACTAACGGCGTTCGCGGCGCTGCGTCGTCGGCCGCGAACCCGTAGAGATCACTTCTTAGCCTAGTGGGAGAGATTGAAATGATATCAGAGCCCATTGTAAGCGAGATTGGTTAAGTAAGATATTTAGATGCCGTGATTGCTACATCCATATACATGTATGAGAGAGAAGGAATTAATAGAGAGATAAAAAAGCGGGGGTGTGACATTTATTTACAAATGGAAGGAAATGAGAGGTAACGAAACGAAATGATGTATTAATGATAGGATGGAGATACGGAGTTGGTTGGGATGTGAGAAAACGACAACAAAATGGACCTTTCCTGCACCTTCCTTCaaagcatttatatatatatttatgctctttaatatatttttttctctctcagaaaaaaaatatttttttatttatttgataacatatatttgtttatttatttatgagcTATTTATGTTTAGATAGATGCGTTCCACCGAAGGTGCTGTTAAGAGGCCCGACTCATGTGGGTTGGAGTTGGTAGTACGGACAAAGTTTCTATAATGTGTCACTCATGCaacgcttcttttttttttcttcttttgcttttcCCCATGGTACCCGAATAAtaagaaatatttttgaataatttattcagaataaaagataaaaaaattaaatttatactccTTAAAAAAAGccttattatttataattttgtagaataacatattttatctataaaataatttatttttaaaaaaataattcaaaattcaaatatattattctaaattctaaatattcggtctttttttttcattctaaaTATGTTATTCTATTAATTAACACCGCCTCTTCCGCTACTTGCTTGCTCATGAGGGATCCATTTGTAACATTGCTATAGAACTTTGGCATATTCTGGTACattgaattaataattttctaaatatCTGGCTCAAGTTGTAGTATGGTGGTAAAGTGTTCAaatagcattatatatatatatatatgctatattTTGGCTAAACATTATCACCACATTTGGCAATCCCAAAAGTTAAGAATTTATAGGAGTTAAAAATCTAAGTTTCCTAACTTGCTCTGTTTGGCAATACTACTTTGTATGATTTCAGTTTGTTCGGAAAGGTTtggtgaaattttttaaaataaaatcaaactccaaaattaaaatacaaacaCAATTTAATAAAACAAGTTTCTTAGATTTGATTCCAAATACAATATGCATTTTCCATATCagaatttttctttatatatatatatatatatatatatagtgatagtgtagggctactatgctatcggaagcatagcgAATCGgatgcttccaactttttaaccattggatcaaaaattatacgATTGAGATGATTGCGGTTTCTCTGgggttgagtagtacccctaagattgagtggtccccacaagttaatagtattaatccaaatgttagaaatgattaaaagagttgatctaagggctaaaaaatcggaagcatcagATTCTCTGAttctgatagtatagtagctttactctatatatatatatatatatatatatggctctTATTTTTTGTTGTTGGTGGAAATTAAATAGGTTGAATATTAGGAAATTAAACAAATACGATGTAGCCATGTATTAGTCAACTTGTTGATTAAACCAACAATTTgcaatctaatattttatttcggaACCCCAGTTTTTTCATGCGCATCATGTATGCCATGAATTTTGACAAATTGATTGTTTAACTAATACCTTAACttattgaataataatattgcGCATTTAGATTATCCGCGCGCGCAACTTGAGCACAGTTTGGCCACTAGTAATTCTCAGCCATTATTTTAGTTTCCTCTCATTGCGGATTTGTTTTTATGGCCACTCCAGTGCTAAAAATTTCGTTTTccattgataaaaaaaaaaaactttattttctttatcattTATTATGGTAGGGACTGATAATCTGCTAGTACGTAAAATAAAAAGCGACTCCAAACTGACACTTAGTTGTTTTTATGACTATCAATAGTTACAAGATAATAATAGGCCATAAATTAATGCACAACAGGAGGTCAACTAGGTAATGCCCAATTCTCTTAATGGCCCAATCCAATCCCAACCATTTAATACTGCACAAACCAAACCAGAACTAAGCCCAATAAAATGGTTCATGGGCTGGGCCACAATCAGTCCAAATCTAGCCCGATAAAGAACGCTCTGTTGAACACAttaaaaatcgtaaaatttgataaaatgtGGTGAGGTTCcgaaaattatgtttaaattgGTAATTAAGTTCATTTAGCAACAACAAGCGCGTAACATCGTGTTCTTGTGTATGTTTTTATTCACCCAGTGAATTATTTGCTGTAGTATTTTTACCAAATAAAACTTCATAAATTGCTTTTATATTCTTCGAAAAGTTCCTGAATCCCGTGACCACGAATGGTCCAAACTCGATAGGTCGAATCTCGTCGTTGGGTTACACGGGTCCATTGGCACCACAAAAGCATATACCCACAATATAGAATGGTCCATGCATAAATCACGAGCGTTGTCGCGTTCTAACCTCCGCTTCACATGAAGTAGCAATCACTTGTTAGTTATTTTGTAACGTTCTCAACGAAATAATGTGAAgcacatattaaaaaaaagtatatataaaggggagaaaaaaaaaaaaaggttaagcACATGTTGATGATAGCGACGTGGAGGGGAGGGCACGCAAGCGCCTCCTCTTCTTAATTTCTACAATCTTTTATTCCTTTGTTGGAGATAACACTTGCGCCACCACACAATAACTAGTGTATTAATATAAGCCATAAGAGTGCTTGGTACATTAATTCTTAGTTATGTAGCTCGATTCATTTTTGGGACAATTACTGGAACTAGTTGCTGTAGTTCACGATGGACCGGTATGTCGAGAGGGGTTGCCAGTCGGCCGGAATGACGTTCGAGGCGACGAGGGTCTTCCCGGAAGTGAGAGTGGAGAGCCGGATCGAGAACGGGCCCTGCAACGCGTGGTCCGAATCCAACCGCCATATCGCGCCCCACGACTCGCGCATCGGAGTCCACGTGCCTGCGGTAGGGCCGGCGCCCTCCATGAGGTCAACCGATGCCAGGTCTCCGTCCCCGTCCTCGTACTCGATCAGGATCGCAAAGTAGACCGGGTTCGAGCCTTCCTCGACGTGGAAGGCTATGTTGAGTCCCGGGTAGTTGCAGGGCACTCTG
This genomic window from Ananas comosus cultivar F153 linkage group 3, ASM154086v1, whole genome shotgun sequence contains:
- the LOC109707168 gene encoding cyclin-U2-1-like, yielding MGSDIISISPTRLRSDLYGFAADDAAPRTPLVISVLASLLERAIARSERRGGGDAGSDDARARVFECDRVLDMSISSFLERIFRYARVSPPIYVVAYVYMDRLCRSNPGFRIVSTNVHRILTTSIMVASKFVEDMNYPNSYFAKIGGLETQELNGLEVELLFLMGFKLNVSVSVFESYCRHLEREVSFGGGYQIERWLMKARIMCGGEMITSRERNTTTASSGELNQLARVP